A portion of the Gossypium arboreum isolate Shixiya-1 chromosome 8, ASM2569848v2, whole genome shotgun sequence genome contains these proteins:
- the LOC108474776 gene encoding GDSL esterase/lipase At4g10955-like, giving the protein MASGIEYFNRCGPKYLSNIDWNNAHHRRSVSASLVEGVYMLEEDRQARRGGFQCVAPPWWEFFNFKVVNALVDDNDKSIFGATFEYKPSAYSYHRSMDRSPRYLIAFRGTLIKLEPFARDLKLDIDIIRNGLHQTDCFRTTIKVVLGLVSVVGSSKVWLTGHSLGAAMAMLAGKNMVKRGNFLEAFLFNPPYVSPPVERIKNKRVRHC; this is encoded by the coding sequence ATGGCCTCTGGAATTGAATACTTTAACCGTTGCGGACCCAAATACCTTAGCAATATCGACTGGAACAACGCCCACCATCGAAGGTCTGTATCAGCCAGCTTGGTTGAAGGTGTTTACATGCTTGAAGAAGATCGACAAGCTAGACGTGGAGGCTTTCAATGTGTTGCGCCACCATGGTGGGAGTTTTTCAACTTCAAAGTGGTTAATGCACTCGTTGATGACAATGATAAAAGCATCTTCGGTGCCACTTTCGAATATAAACCTTCAGCTTATTCGTATCATCGTTCGATGGATCGAAGCCCTCGATACTTAATCGCCTTTCGAGGTACCTTAATCAAGTTAGAACCGTTTGCAAGAGATCTTAAGTTGGATATCGATATAATTCGAAACGGACTTCATCAAACTGATTGTTTTAGGACCACCATTAAAGTTGTTCTAGGTTTGGTGTCAGTGGTTGGGTCTTCAAAGGTGTGGTTAACCGGTCATTCCCTAGGTGCAGCCATGGCAATGCTTGCTGGAAAAAACATGGTGAAAAGAGGGAATTTCTTGGAAGCATTTTTGTTTAATCCGCCATATGTATCTCCCCCTGTTGAGAGAATAAAAAATAAGAGAGTAAGGCATTGTTGA